CACCTACCGATGGATTACATGGCATAAAGGCAACCATATCTAAATTAATTGTTAGTAATAAAGTTTTACAGCCCATTCGTGCAGCAGAAAGTGCCGCTTCTGAGCCAGCATGACCAGCACCAACAACAATTACATCATAAGTATCTGCTTGAAATTGTTCCATAATAAACTCTCCCTTCTATTTGCCCAGACAAAATTGACTAAATAATTGTGTGATCAATTCATCCTGAACACTGTCACCAACAATTTCACCTAAGAAATCCCAACAACGTGTCATGTCTATTTGAACTAAATCCACTGGCATTTCCTTTTCTATTCCATGAATCACTTCATCCAAAGCAGATAAAGCTTGCTCCAATAAATAAATATGACGTGTATTTGATAGATAGGTAGCATCCTTTGCTTCCGTTTGTCCATTAAAAAATAAATTTGCTATTTCTATTTCTAGTTTATCTATTCCTTCACTTGATAAAACAGATACTGGTAAAAGTTCCTCTTGATCAGAAAGAAAACTTCGCAATTTTTCTTTCTCTAGTTGGTTAGGTAAATCCATTTTATTTAGTAGGATAATTCGTTTTAACCCACCTGTCATTTCAAGTAATTGTTGATCTTCATTCGTTAGCTCTTCACTTTGATTTAAGACTAGTACAATTAAATCTGCTGTTTGTAAAGCTTGGCGACTTTTTTCAACACCAATTTTTTCTACAATGTCTTCTGTTTCATGAATACCTGCTGTATCGACCAACTTTAATGGAATACCACGAAGATTAATATATTCTTCAATTGTGTCACGCGTAGTACCAGCAACGTCTGTTACAATAGCTTTTTCTTCTTTAAGAAGATGATTAAGTAAGCTGGATTTCCCTACATTTGGACGACCAACGATAACGGTACTTAATCCCTCACGAAGAATTTTTCCTTGTTGAGCAGTCATTAATAATTGCTGGATTTGTTTTTTTACTGATGTTGCTTTTTCTAGTAATAACCGGGTGGTTAATTCTTCGACATCATCGTATTCAGGATAATCAATATTGACTTCAACTTGAGCTAACGTTTCCAGAATTTCTTGTCTTAACGAACGAATTAAATTGGATAGACTACCATCTAACTGATTAAGTGCCATACTCATTGCCTTATCTGTTTTTGAACGGATCAAATCCATGACTGCTTCTGCTTGTGATAAATCAATCCGTCCGTTCAAGAATGCTCGTTTGGTGAATTCTCCTGGTTCTGCTAACCGAGCACCTTCATGTAATATTAATTGTAGCAACTTGTTAACAACAATCATTCCACCGTGACAATTGATTTCTACCACGTCTTCGCAGGTAAATGTTTTAGGTGCTCGCATCACTGACACCATTACCTCATCGACAACCTTATTTTTTTTAGGATCAATAATATGACCATAATGAATAGTATGCGTAGCAACATCTTTCAGTTTTTTATTACCTGCTTGGTAAATTTTATCTGCAATTTTAACGGCATCTTTTCCACTTAAACGAACAATACTAATCGCTCCCTCACCAGGTGGTGTAGAGATAGCAGCAATAGTATCTAATTCTAAAGCTATTTGTTGCATAGTGATAATTCCTTTCTATTTTATTTTTACAACAAAAAAAGCGCCTATTCCCACCCTAATTTAGGTTGGATTAGCACTTTCACTGCTTGTCCGATATCTTCTTGGGTTAGGATAGCATAATTTTATTGAATTATCAATCCTTCTTAAAAATTTATTCACTTTATCTTTCAATCGCTGAAACAATTGATTGAACTAGATAATAATGTTAAAATGATAAGCTATATTGATTTTTATTCAGTTTTTCATTTATATTGAAAAATGGGTAAATAGTTTATTATCTTAATTCAAATTATTCCTTTTATAATTAAAAGGAATTTAACAAAAACAACCTTATAAATGAACAAACAAGCTTAAAGGGTAAATTTTTAATTTACCCTTTAAGCTAAATACTAGCTAAATTTAACATCATTCCTGTTTTACTTTTCACTTGTTTTACTCAATTGAATAAGTTATTCTTTTTTCTCTTTTCGTTTAACTAACCCAATTTCCGCCATTGCAGCTAGTAAAATACCTAATAATCCAGTAGCATTTTTGACTTTTTCACCAGTATTTGGATAGGTATTTCTATCTGAATCAGAAAAGTTGGTTTGATCCACAATTGGTAAACCATTACGTCCTAATTTTAATCCATTGGTAGCCGCCATGTCATTACAAGATTTATTATTCGTTGGATGGACGCCATTAATTCCAGTTAGCCAGATCCATTGCCAATTGGTAAGCCATTTGATCCATCACCGCCCATATTACCACTATCATTACCATTGTTAATTGGATACTTTGGTAATTTAAATGAAGTTTGACTTTCATTACCTTCTTTATTT
The genomic region above belongs to Melissococcus plutonius ATCC 35311 and contains:
- the mnmE gene encoding tRNA uridine-5-carboxymethylaminomethyl(34) synthesis GTPase MnmE, whose amino-acid sequence is MQQIALELDTIAAISTPPGEGAISIVRLSGKDAVKIADKIYQAGNKKLKDVATHTIHYGHIIDPKKNKVVDEVMVSVMRAPKTFTCEDVVEINCHGGMIVVNKLLQLILHEGARLAEPGEFTKRAFLNGRIDLSQAEAVMDLIRSKTDKAMSMALNQLDGSLSNLIRSLRQEILETLAQVEVNIDYPEYDDVEELTTRLLLEKATSVKKQIQQLLMTAQQGKILREGLSTVIVGRPNVGKSSLLNHLLKEEKAIVTDVAGTTRDTIEEYINLRGIPLKLVDTAGIHETEDIVEKIGVEKSRQALQTADLIVLVLNQSEELTNEDQQLLEMTGGLKRIILLNKMDLPNQLEKEKLRSFLSDQEELLPVSVLSSEGIDKLEIEIANLFFNGQTEAKDATYLSNTRHIYLLEQALSALDEVIHGIEKEMPVDLVQIDMTRCWDFLGEIVGDSVQDELITQLFSQFCLGK
- a CDS encoding LPXTG cell wall anchor domain-containing protein; amino-acid sequence: MAATNGLKLGRNGLPIVDQTNFSDSDRNTYPNTGEKVKNATGLLGILLAAMAEIGLVKRKEKKE